The following is a genomic window from Chthoniobacterales bacterium.
GCAAACTCATTCGCGACAGCGGCGACATCGACATCACCGTGGTGCGGGCGGATAAAACGGCCCACCCTTGGAAGCCGGATTTCTCGGCCATCGGCCGTCCTCACTTCCTTCGGGAACTCGGTCTCGGCGCTCTCGTGGTCACAGGGACGACGGTGCTGGGCATGCTTCTCCAGCCTGCCATTGGCTATTCGACCGTCGGCCTCCTCTACCTGCTCACGGTGCTCGTCAGTGCGACCGTGCTTTCACGGGCCGCCATCCTGTGCGTCGCGGCGATGACGGCTTTCACCTGGAACTTTCTTTTCATCCCGCCGACCATGACCTTCCGGATCAGCGGCGCGCACGACACGGTGCTCTTCGGGCTGTATTTCGTGGTCGCCCTCGTCATCGGCCAGCTTCATGCCCGGTTGCGCCAGCGGGAACGCGCCGAGCGTCGCCGCGAACAGCAGACTCTCGCGCTCTATCAATTCACCCGGTCACTCACGGAGAAGGCAGGATTCACGGAGACCCTCGAATCCGCCGCCGCCCGATTGCGGGAAATTTTTCCCGCGGAGTTCGCCGTCCTTCTCAAGGAAGGCGATACTCCGCTCGTGACTTATCCGACGGCGGGCATCGCGATCAACGAACGGGAACGCGCCGTCGCCGAGTGGGCGTTTTCCCACGGAGAAGCCGCCGGCCGCACCACGAATACCCTGCCCCAGTCGGCGGGATTCTATCTGCCGATCCGCACTCCGCGCGGCGTGCTGGGCGTGCTTGCGGCATTTCTTCCGTCGAATCGCTCGCTGGGCCTCGAAGAACGCCAGATGCTGGAAACGTTCTGCTCGCAACTCGCCATGGTCGTCGAACGGTTGCAGCTTCAGCAGGAAGCGGCCCGCTCCGAGGTCGAGGAACGCTCGCGCCAGCTGCAAAAGACTCTCCTCGACAGCGTCTCTCACGAACTTCGCACGCCGCTCGCGGTCATCGCCGCCTCGGCGGAGCGCCTCGCCGGCTCCGTGCGCGACGAGGACAATCTCCTCGGCGAGATCGCGAGCGCCACCCGCCGCCTCGAGCGGGTCGTGTCGAACCTGCTGAGCCTGACGCGGCTCGAATCCGGCTCCGTGCAACCCCGGTGGGAATGGTGCGATCTCGAAGACATCATCGACGAAGCCATTGTCTCGGTGCGGCCCGACGCCCCGGAGCGGGTGTTTGCCGTCGAGGTCGCCCCCGACGCGGCCACCCTGCACGTGGATCCCGGCCTGCTGGAAGACGCCATCCGCAATCTCATCCGCAACGCCGCCCAGCACACGCCGGACGGAACGCCCGTCGAGGTCGACGCGAGGCAGCTCGACACCAATATCCACATTCGCATCTCCGACCACGGCCCGGGAATTCCCGAGGAACGACGCGAGGCGGTGTTTGAAAAGTTCGTCCGCGGCCCGGAAGCGCGTCCAGGCGGTCTGGGGATGGGCCTCGCCCTGGCGCGGGGATTCGTCAGTGCCCTCGGTGGCTCCCTCCACGCCGGCTCGCGCTCCGATGGCGCGTCCGGCAGCACCTTCACGATCATCCTTCCCCCATCTCAACCATGAAACCCTGTCGCGTGCTTGTCGTGGACGACGAACCGCAAATCCGCCGCCTGCTCCGCATCGCCTGTGAGTCCGCCGACTACCGCGTGGACGAGGCCACGGATGGCAGGGAAGGACTGGCCCTCGCCGCAAGCAACCGGCCCGACGCCGTCATCCTCGACCTCGGGCTTCCCGAGCTTCCCGGTATCGACGTGCTCCGCCGGCTGCGGGAATGGAG
Proteins encoded in this region:
- a CDS encoding sensor histidine kinase KdpD; translated protein: MATENRPDPDALLAEIAPPAIGEGRLKIFLGMCPGVGKTFAMLLAGQSRLEEGGDVVIGIIETHGRVETTAVAAGMFRIPRKKFVHRDVSLEEMDLDAILARKPQLALVDELAHSNAAGSRHPKRWQDVVELLQAGIDVYTTLNIQHIESQRDVVRQITGAPVHETVPDSLIDRADEIELVDLTPDQLRKRLDEGKVYFGDRAAAASSNFFREGNLKALREIALRITAEKADRELRDFMRSRRISGPWRSRERFLVAIGGSPFSGRLIRLARRAAAAVHGTWIAVSVDTGRTADPVAQPRLENNLALARSLGAEVVLTTGASIAEALLRVARENNVTQIIVGKPLVHPVLEWLSGGSLVSKLIRDSGDIDITVVRADKTAHPWKPDFSAIGRPHFLRELGLGALVVTGTTVLGMLLQPAIGYSTVGLLYLLTVLVSATVLSRAAILCVAAMTAFTWNFLFIPPTMTFRISGAHDTVLFGLYFVVALVIGQLHARLRQRERAERRREQQTLALYQFTRSLTEKAGFTETLESAAARLREIFPAEFAVLLKEGDTPLVTYPTAGIAINERERAVAEWAFSHGEAAGRTTNTLPQSAGFYLPIRTPRGVLGVLAAFLPSNRSLGLEERQMLETFCSQLAMVVERLQLQQEAARSEVEERSRQLQKTLLDSVSHELRTPLAVIAASAERLAGSVRDEDNLLGEIASATRRLERVVSNLLSLTRLESGSVQPRWEWCDLEDIIDEAIVSVRPDAPERVFAVEVAPDAATLHVDPGLLEDAIRNLIRNAAQHTPDGTPVEVDARQLDTNIHIRISDHGPGIPEERREAVFEKFVRGPEARPGGLGMGLALARGFVSALGGSLHAGSRSDGASGSTFTIILPPSQP